In a single window of the Drosophila subpulchrella strain 33 F10 #4 breed RU33 chromosome X, RU_Dsub_v1.1 Primary Assembly, whole genome shotgun sequence genome:
- the LOC119558252 gene encoding ribosome biogenesis protein NOP53, whose product MTAVEPGTKKKRISKKNKSAWRKTDIQDVEQFLEDQRQEERIGTFTDKQDEDLFVLDTSADKTAKAAVLSVKQKRKLNAKKPMRSHQALENTSKVQDPIVKRNHVRQKKNGRNIELEVCNPTKPRHRQANSDRALYYEKLEQRLADKKSKKLAVEKDIWEEVDFRDAIPGLKDKKGWISRELALHTAGNIGKKVVKTHASLHHKTTKAKKFELPHPGMSYNPAPEDHQDLISKIVEREEGIIKKEQHLKRVTTSMFSKVTPEERDRRRLQEMSQGMEEEEEQEEGQQDEAGQANGEKSEENVDKPYHTVNAPVENKKKSKQARRKELKQKELARQTELKRKLKQQTADLIRIKSIRHELDDEEEDLNELKKRRKQRAEKAKFEPKRLGRHKFEEPDLDVNLPEDVAGNLRNVKTESSLLKDRFHTLQRNNMLPTTKLVNRKKAKVKRYERSTHKEPGVSYQDLKDRRRAATAAAKAAADIKI is encoded by the exons ATGACGGCCGTGGAGCCAGGGACAAAGAAGAAGCGCATCTCGAAGAAGAACAAATCGGCGTGGCGCAAGACAGACATCCAGGATGTGGAGCAGTTCCTCGAAGATCAGCGCCAGGAGGAGCGCATTGG CACCTTCACGGACAAGCAGGATGAGGATCTGTTCGTTTTGGACACCAGCGCAGATAAAACAGCCAAGGCCGCCGTCCTGAGTGTGAAGCAAAAGAGGAAACTGAATGCCAAGAAACCGATGAGGAGCCACCAGGCGCTGGAGAACACATCCAAGGTGCAGGATCCCATTGTCAAGCG CAACCATGTGCGCCAGAAAAAGAACGGACGCAACATCGAGCTGGAGGTCTGCAATCCCACCAAGCCGCGTCATCGCCAGGCCAACAGCGATCGCGCCTTGTACTACGAGAAGCTGGAGCAGCGACTGGCGGACAAGAAGAGCAAGAAGCTGGCCGTCGAGAAGGACATTTGGGAGGAGGTGGATTTCCGCGATGCGATTCCGGGACTCAAGGACAAGAAGGGCTGGATCAGTCGCGAACTGGCCCTGCACACAGCCGGGAATATTGGCAAAAAGGTGGTCAAAACGCACGCCAGTCTGCACCACAAGACCACCAAGGCCAA GAAATTCGAACTTCCGCATCCGGGCATGAGCTACAATCCCGCGCCAGAGGACCACCAAGATCTTATTTCAAAGATTGTGGAACGCGAGGAGGGCATCATCAAGAAGGAGCAGCACCTGAAGCGCGTGACCACCAGCATGTTCTCCAAGGTGACGCCCGAGGAAAGGGACCGGCGTCGTCTACAGGAGATGAGCCAGGGCATGGAGGAAGAGGAGGAGCAAGAGGAGGGCCAGCAAGATGAGGCTGGCCAGGCCAACGGAGAGAAGTCGGAAGAGAATGTGGATAAGCCATACCACACAGTTAACGCTCCCGTGGAGAACAAAAAGAAGAGCAAGCAAGCCCGTCGCAAGGAGCTCAAGCAGAAGGAACTGGCACGCCAAACAGAGCTCAAGAGGAAGCTCAAGCAACAGACTGCTGATCTGATACG CATCAAATCGATCCGTCACGAATTggacgacgaggaggaggacctGAACGAGCTGAAGAAGCGTCGCAAGCAGCGCGCCGAGAAGGCCAAGTTCGAGCCGAAGCGTCTGGGGCGGCACAAGTTCGAGGAGCCCGATCTGGATGTCAATCTGCCCGAGGATGTGGCCGGCAATCTGCGCAACGTGAAGACGGAGAGCAGTCTGCTGAAGGACCGCTTCCACACGCTGCAGCGCAACAACATGCTGCCCACGACGAAGCTCGTCAACCGCAAGAAGGCCAAGGTCAAGCGATACGAGCGCAGCACCCACAAGGAGCCGGGCGTCAGCTACCAGGACCTCAAGGATCGGCGCAGGGCGGCCACAGCTGCAGCCAAGGCGGCTGCCGATATCAAGATATAG
- the LOC119558253 gene encoding uncharacterized protein LOC119558253 produces MSTSPSFADISDKFTEATLDEIIRNAGGTHHTSYKFGPSGKKGDAYLSRVFRITVFGVKNSEQGKDEEEMKVSVIVKAMPDNLHRRALFRSVIFFRNEINFYTKVLPAIEAFQKSREPAPKKPFVEYPRCLASLCDGVNDFIALEDVGPKGYTAPVRQDYISLEDALLTMRTLGRYHGVALAFNALDSKNFEKAADSLEETYYGEHTREWYTGFLLMAEDVAMDAIKHVYPDSKYETVAGNFLQPALFDDMIDLVSTRSELTVFGHGDCWTPNFLTKYNEQGESQEIIIIDFQLARCSSLALDLSFFIYSCTSQVLREEHYEKLLRAYLESAHELIKDLGGDPEEIITWESLQQELKDFGRFGCGMGIESLPMTMMEDEEVADLDAIQENAILTDIWNLTFFKEPAKRQRLADIFKHAIDEGYIK; encoded by the exons ATGAGCACCTCTCCCAGTTTCGCGGACATTTCGGACAAGTTCACGGAGGCCACGCTGGACGAAATCATCCGCAATGCGGGCGGCACCCACCACACCTCCTACAAGTTCGGTCCCAGTGGCAAGAAGGGCGACGCCTACCTGAGCCGCGTCTTCCGCATCACCGTCTTCGGAGTCAAGAACTCCGAGCAGGGCAAGGACGAGGAGGAGATGAAGGTCTCGGTGATCGTGAAGGCCATGCCCGACAATCTCCATCGCCGGGCCCTCTTCCGCTCGGTGATATTCTTCCGCAACGAGATCAACTTCTACACCAAGGTGCTGCCGGCCATCGAGGCCTTCCAGAAGTCCCGGGAGCCCGCCCCCAAGAAGCCCTTCGTGGAGTATCCCCGCTGCCTGGCCAGCCTGTGCGACGGGGTCAACGATTTCATCGCCCTGGAGGACGTGGGTCCCAAGGGCTACACGGCGCCCGTGCG CCAGGACTACATTTCCCTGGAGGATGCTCTGCTAACCATGCGCACCCTGGGTCGATACCATGGCGTGGCCCTGGCCTTCAATGCCCTGGACAGCAAGAACTTCGAGAAGGCGGCGGATTCGCTGGAGGAGACCTATTACGGCGAGCACACACGCGAGTGGTACACCGGCTTCCTGCTGATGGCGGAGGACGTGGCCATGGACGCCATCAAACATGTGTATCCGGACAGCAAGTACGAGACCGTGGCCGGCAACTTCCTGCAGCCCGCGCTGTTCGATGACATGATCGATCTGGTGTCTACTCGCTCCGAGCTGACTGTCTTCGGGCACGGCGACTGCTGGACCCCCAACTTCCTGACCAAGTACAACGAGCAGGGCGAATCGCAGGAGATTATCATCATTGACTTCCAGCTGGCCAGATGCTCCTCCTTGGCCCTGGACCTGAGCTTCTTCATCTACTCCTGCACCAGCCAGGTGTTGAGGGAGGAGCACTACGAGAAGCTGTTGCGCGCCTACCTGGAGAGTGCCCATGAGCTGATCAAGGATCTGGGTGGCGATCCCGAGGAGATCATCACATGGGAATCGCTGCAGCAGGAGCTGAAGGACTTTGGACGCTTTGGCTGCGGAATGGGCATCGAATCGCTGCCCATGACCATGATGGAGGACGAGGAGGTGGCCGATCTGGATGCCATCCAGGAGAACGCCATTCTCACTGACATCTGGAACCTCACGTTCTTCAAGGAGCCCGCCAAGCGGCAGCGCCTGGCCGACATTTTCAAGCACGCCATCGATGAGGGCTACATCAAGTAG
- the LOC119558251 gene encoding chitooligosaccharidolytic beta-N-acetylglucosaminidase, which produces MRFSGYNRYQCFCSAVASLLLCFAVGAALTRADDVDSDAGGASRKWLCSRTDICTSEAEKVTGLQYAPEIFESQRDCRLSCGKYGAIWPMPTGKECTIAHGRVRFDPWKVRFHVVAPGEAATQFLRETNRLFVSNLLKECIRNCTLESSKQILVRSTVTNDSLTLDWPTDESYALVVRTTDTATFVDIQASTVYGARHAFETLSNLVTGSLSNGLLMVTRANITDRPAFPHRGVLLDTARNFVPLKFIRSTLDAMAASKLNVLHWHVVDTHSFPLEITRVPEMQRYGAYSSSQTYSRQDAINLVKYARLRGIRILIEIDGPSHAGNGWQWGPAAGLGNMSVCLNQSPWRRFCVQPPCGQLNPLNDHMYAVLKEILEDVAEVGAPEETLHMGGDEVFLPCWNNTEEIRDGMRARGYDLSEQSFLRLWSQFHQKNLNAWDEINERMYPGIKEPKSVIIWSSHLTNPRYIEAYLPKERFIIQTWVESQDALNRELLQRGYRLIVSTKNAWYLDHGFWGSTSYYNWRTVYSSGMPVGRSQDQVLGGEVCMWSEYVDQNSLESRIWPRAGAAAERLWSNPKSSALLAQRRFYRYRERLLARGIHADAVIPHWCVLHEGQCL; this is translated from the exons ATGCGGTTCAGCGGCTACAACCGTTATCAGTGCTTCTGCTCGGCGGTTGCCTCGCTTCTGCTCTGCTTCGCGGTCGGCGCTGCGCTGACGCGGGCAGACGACGTCGACAGCGACGCCGGCGGCGCCAGCAG GAAGTGGCTATGCAGCCGAACGGACATATGCACCTCGGAGGCGGAGAAGGTGACCGGGCTGCAGTACGCGCCGGAGATCTTCGAGAGCCAGCGTGACTGCCGACTGTCCTGCGGCAAGTACGGGGCCATCTGGCCGATGCCCACGGGCAAGGAGTGCACCATTGCGCACGGCCGGGTGCGGTTCGATCCGTGGAAGGTGCGCTTCCATGTGGTGGCGCCCGGCGAGGCGGCCACCCAGTTCCTACGGGAGACGAACCGACTGTTCGTCTCGAATCTGCTGAAGGAGTGCATCCGCAACTGCACGCTGGAGAGCAGCAAACAGATCCTGGTCAGGTCCACGGTGACCAACGATAGCCTCACCCTGGACTGGCCCACGGACGAGAGCTACGCCCTGGTGGTGCGCACCACGGACACGGCCACCTTTGTGGACATCCAGGCGAGCACGGTGTACGGAGCACGGCATGCCTTCGAGACGCTGAGCAACCTGGTCACCGGCAGCCTGTCCAATGGCCTGCTCATGGTGACCCGGGCCAATATCACCGACCGTCCGGCCTTTCCCCATCGCGGGGTGCTGCTGGACACGGCCAGGAACTTTGTGCCGCTCAAGTTCATCCGCAGTACCTTGGATGCCATGGCGGCCAGCAAGCTGAACGTGCTCCACTGGCATGTGGTCGACACGCATAGTTTTCCGCTGGAGATCACCAGGGTGCCGGAAATGCAGCGCTATGGAGCGTACTCCTCGTCGCAGACGTACTCCCGCCAGGATGCCATCAACCTGGTCAAGTACGCCCGCCTGCGTGGCATTCGCATACTGATCGAGATCGATGGGCCCTCGCATGCGGGCAATGGCTGGCAGTGGGGTCCTGCCGCCGGACTGGGCAACATGTCCGTGTGCCTCAATCAGTCGCCCTGGCGGAGATTCTGCGTGCAGCCGCCATGCGGCCAGCTTAATCCCCTCAACGATCACATGTACGCCGTGCTGAAGGAGATTCTCGAGGATGTGGCCGAGGTGGGGGCGCCAGAGGAGACGCTGCACATGGGCGGCGACGAGGTTTTCCTGCCCTGCTGGAACAACACCGAGGAGATACGCGACGGAATGCGAGCACGCGGCTACGATCTCAGCGAGCAGAGCTTCCTGCGCCTGTGGTCACAGTTCCACCAGAAGAACCTCAATGCCTGGGACGAGATCAACGAGCGCATGTATCCGGGCATCAAGGAGCCCAAGTCGGTGATCATCTGGTCCAGCCACCTCACCAATCCCCGCTACATCGAGGCCTATTTGCCCAAGGAGCGATTCATTATTCAGACGTGGGTTGAGTCGCAGGACGCCCTTAACCGGGAGCTCCTGCAGCGGGGCTACCGGCTGATTGTGTCCACGAAGAACGCCTGGTACCTGGACCACGGATTCTGGGGCAGCACCTCGTACTACAACTGGCGTACGGTCTACTCCAGTGGCATGCCCGTGGGACGCAGCCAGGATCAGGTTCTCGGCGGCGAGGTGTGCATGTGGAGCGAGTATGTGGATCAGAACTCACTGG AATCCCGCATCTGGCCGCGAGCCGGAGCAGCAGCCGAGCGCCTGTGGTCCAATCCCAAATCGTCTGCCCTGCTGGCCCAGCGTAGGTTCTACCGCTACCGGGAGCGACTCCTGGCCCGAGGAATCCACGCGGACGCGGTAATTCCACACTGGTGCGTCCTCCACGAGGGACAGTGCCTCTGA